The Cucumis melo cultivar AY chromosome 5, USDA_Cmelo_AY_1.0, whole genome shotgun sequence genome has a segment encoding these proteins:
- the LOC103498019 gene encoding SNW/SKI-interacting protein-like gives MATLKDLLPAVKSATVTHYDHSNDPWFKQRFSSSEAEQTSVVKANPVPPYLKRSGFVPRRVEDFGDGGAFPEIHIAQYPLDMGRDKSSKPGSKILPVTVDAHGNVAYDAIVKQNENSKKIVYSQHKDLIPKILKNDEESDEGEDLQKEIEETTEETKSALEKIVNVRLSAAQPKNVAKQSSDSKFIKYKPSQQSAAFNSGAKERIIRMVEMPVDPLEPPKFKHKRVPKASGSPPVPVMHSPPRPVTVKDQQDWKIPPCISNWKNPKGYTIPLDKRLAADGRGLQEVQINDNFAKLSEALYVAEQKAREAVAMRSKVQKEMLMKQKEKKELELRALAQKARSERTGAAPPSAVHYSSERSTVDRDTSEISGEFERVREKEKDLPKESKEEREERLQREKIREERRRERERERRLEAKDAAMGKKSKITRDRDRDISEKVALGMASTGTGREGEVMYDQRLFNQDKGMDSGFANDDQYNIYDKGLFTAQPTLSTLYKPKKDADSDMYGGADEQLDKITKTDRFKPDKSFSGTAERSGPRDRPVEFEREVEEADPFGLDQFLTEVKKGKKAMDKVGSGGTMRASGGSSMRDGYDGGSGRTRIGFEKGH, from the coding sequence ATGGCAACTCTGAAAGACCTTCTTCCTGCTGTAAAGTCAGCAACTGTGACACACTATGATCACTCAAATGATCCATGGTTCAAGCAGCGGTTTAGTTCATCAGAAGCAGAGCAAACTTCTGTTGTTAAGGCCAATCCCGTGCCGCCTTACTTGAAGCGTAGTGGCTTTGTTCCACGGAGAGTAGAAGATTTTGGAGATGGTGGTGCTTTCCCAGAGATTCACATTGCTCAATACCCACTTGACATGGGTAGAGACAAATCATCAAAGCCTGGATCGAAGATCCTTCCTGTTACGGTGGATGCTCATGGAAATGTTGCATATGATGCTATTGTCAAACAGAATGAAAATTCTAAAAAGATCGTTTATTCACAACACAAAGACCTCATTCCAAAGATCTTGAAAAATGATGAAGAGAGTGATGAAGGTGAAGATCTGCAGAAAGAGATTGAAGAAACAACCGAGGAAACAAAGTCTGCACTTGAAAAGATAGTGAATGTAAGATTGAGTGCAGCTCAGCCTAAAAATGTAGCCAAGCAATCTTCAGATTCAAAATTCATCAAGTATAAACCATCTCAGCAATCAGCAGCTTTTAATTCAGGCGCCAAGGAGAGAATCATTAGAATGGTGGAAATGCCCGTCGATCCACTTGAGCCTCCAAAGTTCAAGCATAAGCGTGTTCCTAAAGCTTCTGGGTCCCCCCCTGTGCCTGTCATGCATTCCCCTCCTCGTCCTGTCACCGTGAAGGATCAACAGGATTGGAAGATACCGCCCTGTATTTCAAATTGGAAGAATCCAAAAGGTTACACAATTCCACTTGACAAGCGCCTTGCAGCCGATGGAAGAGGTCTTCAAGAAGTGCAAATCAACGATAATTTTGCAAAGCTATCCGAAGCTTTGTATGTTGCTGAACAGAAAGCTAGAGAAGCAGTTGCAATGAGATCTAAGGTTCAGAAAGAAATGCTTATGAAGCAAAAGGAGAAGAAGGAGTTGGAGCTTCGAGCCTTAGCTCAAAAGGCTCGGTCTGAGAGAACTGGTGCTGCGCCTCCTTCTGCAGTTCATTATTCATCTGAGAGGAGCACTGTTGATAGAGATACTTCTGAGATAAGCGGGGAGTTCGAGCGTGTTAGAGAAAAAGAGAAGGATTTACCAAAGGAATcaaaggaagaaagggaagagcGGTTGCAGCGTGAGAAGATTCGTGAGGAACGACGTCGAGAGagggaaagggaaagaaggtTGGAGGCGAAAGATGCAGCAATGGGGAAGAAGAGCAAGATTACAAGAGATAGAGATCGCGATATTAGTGAGAAGGTTGCACTTGGTATGGCTTCTACTGGAACAGGTAGAGAAGGAGAAGTTATGTATGATCAAAGGCTATTTAACCAAGATAAAGGAATGGACTCGGGATTTGCCAACGACGACCAGTACAATATATACGACAAGGGTTTATTTACTGCTCAACCCACTCTCTCAACCCTTTACAAACCTAAAAAGGATGCCGATTCCGACATGTATGGAGGCGCAGATGAACAGTTAGACAAGATTACGAAAACCGATCGCTTCAAACCAGACAAGTCATTCTCAGGCACTGCAGAAAGGTCTGGACCTAGAGACAGACCGGTTGAGTTTGAAAGAGAAGTTGAAGAAGCCGATCCATTTGGACTCGATCAGTTCTTGACTGAAGTGAAGAAAGGTAAGAAAGCTATGGATAAAGTTGGCAGTGGTGGGACGATGAGAGCCAGTGGTGGCTCATCGATGCGAGATGGCTACGATGGTGGCTCCGGTAGAACTCGCATTGGATTTGAGAAAGGACATTAG